The following are encoded in a window of Halorarum salinum genomic DNA:
- a CDS encoding phosphoribosyltransferase family protein, with protein MNRAEKAALQLQAVAVLRTLKETRTYEELAEVTGLPAGDLNRYVNGHVLPGAERANEVVRGVGREALADELEARVTFDEEGYVDNSGVVFDQPFLDLVGPVAAASLDLEAPDVVLTAATDGITLGAAMASHFDARLAYAKKSKETAVEEFIESRQRLASGIELTYYLPAGALDAGDRVLVVDDLIRSGETQELLLDIATQADADVVGVFALIAVGEEGTDRAKAMTDAPVGALAQFE; from the coding sequence ATGAACAGAGCCGAGAAGGCCGCCCTCCAGCTACAGGCGGTCGCCGTCCTCCGGACGCTGAAGGAGACGCGGACCTACGAGGAACTCGCCGAGGTCACCGGCCTGCCGGCGGGTGACCTGAACCGCTACGTCAACGGCCACGTCCTCCCCGGCGCCGAACGGGCGAACGAGGTCGTCCGCGGCGTCGGTCGGGAGGCGCTCGCCGACGAACTGGAGGCGCGGGTCACCTTCGACGAGGAGGGGTACGTCGACAACTCGGGGGTCGTCTTCGACCAGCCGTTCCTCGACCTGGTCGGCCCCGTCGCCGCGGCGTCGCTCGACCTGGAGGCGCCCGACGTGGTGCTCACGGCCGCGACGGACGGCATCACGCTGGGCGCCGCGATGGCGTCGCACTTCGACGCGCGACTCGCGTACGCGAAGAAGTCGAAGGAGACGGCCGTCGAGGAGTTCATCGAGTCGCGCCAGCGGCTCGCCTCCGGCATCGAACTCACCTACTACCTCCCCGCCGGGGCGCTCGACGCCGGCGATCGCGTCCTCGTCGTCGACGACCTGATCCGGTCGGGCGAGACCCAGGAGTTGCTTCTCGACATCGCCACGCAGGCCGACGCGGACGTCGTGGGCGTGTTCGCGCTCATCGCCGTCGGCGAGGAGGGGACCGACCGCGCGAAGGCGATGACCGACGCCCCGGTCGGCGCGCTCGCCCAGTTCGAGTAG
- a CDS encoding V-type ATP synthase subunit I has translation MLRPERMSKVSVTGSRGVMEPVIEAVHDLNLLHVTDYDGSWEGFRPGNPIEGAEDAADKLVTVRSIESILEVDEDDAGEARVLTDEALREDLADVRDRVNDLDDRRDGIRSELRDVEDRIDAVEPFADLGIDLDLLQGYDSLQVAVGEGDRDAVERAVREVDALGEFEVYEGEDDTLAVFARPEPAADADALTDALVSAEFAAVEVPAVEGERVSPEGHLDDLESRRTELETELADLDERLESVKEEAAGFLLAAEEQLSIEVQKTEAPLSFATTENAFVAEGWIPTERYAEFAGAIEDAVGSHAEVEELERAAFGADGEVQVREDVPTEAGEPKSDDETEEAAEEEPQRAVADGSGGTVVMRNDDPPVVQDNPGIVSPFEVLVRAVGRPKYSEFDPTVVLFLTFPAFFGFMIGDLGYGILYTLIGYYLYSNFDSQAFKSMGGVTIAAGLFTMLFGVLYGELFGLHLIADALWGGSAPLHKGLQPADVYWAQTWLVVSTLLALLHLNVGYVFGFLEELEFHGLGTALTEKGSWILGMNGMWLFVFSTLFQSKKPGFLFQVFDSGHGAAFQLGFSGFSEPVGWLGLGMLGLGAVLLATAEPAELLEIFDVLVNVLSYTRIAAVLLAKAGMAFVVNLLFFGVFVTGSGDGAEWHFGTTHMYEVGEMYHGHEVTEVMFGGLMHGGIGSLVGGLVILVIGHLLVLALGVTSAGLQAVRLEYYEFFSKFFDGGGTAYTPFGRERKHTVEE, from the coding sequence ATGCTCAGACCTGAACGGATGAGCAAGGTGTCGGTGACCGGCTCCCGCGGCGTCATGGAGCCGGTCATCGAGGCCGTCCACGACCTGAACCTACTGCACGTCACCGACTACGACGGCTCCTGGGAGGGCTTCCGGCCCGGCAACCCGATCGAGGGCGCCGAGGACGCCGCCGACAAGCTGGTCACCGTCCGCTCCATCGAGTCCATCCTCGAGGTGGACGAGGACGACGCCGGCGAGGCCCGCGTGCTCACCGACGAGGCCCTCCGGGAGGACCTCGCCGACGTTCGCGACCGCGTGAACGACCTCGACGACCGGCGCGACGGGATCCGGTCCGAACTCCGCGACGTGGAGGACCGGATCGACGCCGTCGAGCCGTTCGCGGACCTGGGGATCGACCTCGACCTCCTGCAGGGGTACGACAGCCTGCAGGTCGCCGTCGGCGAGGGCGACCGGGACGCCGTCGAGCGCGCGGTCCGCGAGGTCGACGCGCTCGGCGAGTTCGAGGTGTACGAGGGCGAGGACGACACGCTCGCCGTGTTCGCCCGGCCCGAACCCGCCGCGGACGCGGACGCGCTGACCGACGCGCTGGTGAGCGCCGAGTTCGCGGCCGTCGAGGTGCCGGCCGTCGAGGGCGAACGGGTGAGCCCCGAGGGCCACCTCGACGACCTGGAGTCCCGACGCACCGAACTGGAGACGGAGCTCGCGGACCTCGACGAGCGACTCGAATCGGTGAAGGAGGAGGCCGCCGGCTTCCTGCTCGCCGCGGAGGAACAGCTCTCCATCGAGGTCCAGAAGACCGAGGCGCCGCTCTCGTTCGCGACGACCGAGAACGCGTTCGTCGCGGAGGGGTGGATCCCCACCGAGCGCTACGCCGAGTTCGCGGGCGCGATCGAGGACGCGGTCGGGAGCCACGCCGAGGTCGAGGAGCTGGAGCGGGCCGCCTTCGGCGCGGACGGCGAGGTGCAGGTCCGGGAGGACGTGCCCACCGAGGCCGGCGAACCGAAGTCCGACGACGAGACGGAGGAGGCCGCCGAGGAGGAGCCCCAGCGCGCGGTCGCGGACGGCTCCGGCGGCACGGTCGTCATGCGGAACGACGACCCGCCGGTCGTGCAGGACAACCCCGGCATCGTCAGCCCGTTCGAGGTGCTGGTACGGGCGGTCGGCCGGCCGAAGTACTCGGAGTTCGACCCGACCGTCGTCCTGTTCCTCACGTTCCCGGCGTTCTTCGGGTTCATGATCGGCGACCTCGGCTACGGGATCCTCTACACCCTCATCGGCTACTACCTCTACAGCAACTTCGACTCGCAGGCGTTCAAGAGCATGGGCGGGGTGACGATCGCCGCCGGCCTGTTCACGATGCTGTTCGGCGTCCTCTACGGCGAGCTCTTCGGGCTCCACCTGATCGCGGACGCCCTCTGGGGCGGCAGCGCGCCCCTCCACAAGGGGCTCCAGCCCGCCGACGTCTACTGGGCCCAGACGTGGCTCGTCGTGAGCACGCTGCTCGCGCTGCTCCACCTCAACGTCGGCTACGTCTTCGGCTTCCTCGAGGAGCTCGAGTTCCACGGGCTCGGCACCGCCCTGACCGAGAAGGGCTCGTGGATCCTCGGCATGAACGGCATGTGGCTGTTCGTGTTCAGCACGCTGTTCCAGAGCAAGAAGCCCGGCTTCCTGTTCCAGGTGTTCGACTCCGGGCACGGCGCGGCGTTCCAGCTCGGCTTCTCGGGCTTCTCCGAGCCGGTCGGCTGGCTCGGGCTCGGCATGCTCGGCCTGGGCGCGGTGCTGCTCGCGACGGCCGAACCGGCCGAACTGCTCGAGATCTTCGACGTGCTGGTGAACGTGCTCTCGTACACCCGGATCGCCGCGGTGCTGCTCGCGAAGGCGGGGATGGCGTTCGTCGTCAACCTCCTGTTCTTCGGCGTGTTCGTCACCGGCTCCGGCGACGGCGCGGAGTGGCACTTCGGCACGACCCACATGTACGAGGTCGGCGAGATGTACCACGGCCACGAGGTGACCGAGGTCATGTTCGGCGGCCTGATGCACGGGGGGATCGGCTCGCTCGTCGGCGGGCTCGTCATCCTCGTCATCGGCCACCTGCTCGTGCTGGCGCTGGGGGTCACCTCCGCCGGCCTGCAGGCCGTCCGTCTCGAGTACTACGAGTTCTTCTCGAAGTTCTTCGACGGCGGCGGCACGGCGTACACCCCGTTCGGTCGGGAGCGGAAACACACCGTCGAGGAGTAG
- a CDS encoding creatininase family protein, with protein sequence MKLTEATWTDVREAAPDAALLPVGSTEQHGPHAPLGTDTLNAIAVAEAAADLAGEGVAVAPPVHVGVAEEHRAFDGTLWVSPDTFRAYVRETVESLAHHGVDRVVLVNGHGGNVEALAEVARRVSRDAGTTAYVVAFTWFEAVGEHSSEMGHGGKLETALLRRVAPNLVREDRVAEARAGGSDRWGEWVRGVNLAHDSDEFTGNGVVGDPGAGDDELGGELLDRAGDALAEVLAAVRER encoded by the coding sequence ATGAAGCTGACCGAGGCGACCTGGACCGACGTCCGCGAGGCCGCCCCCGACGCCGCGCTCCTCCCGGTCGGGAGCACCGAACAGCACGGGCCCCACGCGCCGCTGGGCACCGACACGCTGAACGCGATCGCCGTCGCCGAGGCGGCAGCCGACCTCGCGGGGGAGGGGGTCGCCGTCGCGCCGCCGGTCCACGTCGGCGTCGCCGAGGAGCACCGCGCGTTCGACGGGACGCTCTGGGTGTCGCCCGACACCTTCCGCGCGTACGTCCGCGAGACGGTCGAGAGCCTCGCCCACCACGGCGTCGACCGCGTCGTGCTGGTGAACGGCCACGGCGGGAACGTCGAGGCGCTCGCGGAGGTCGCCCGCCGCGTCTCCCGCGACGCCGGGACCACGGCCTACGTGGTCGCGTTCACCTGGTTCGAGGCCGTCGGCGAGCACTCCTCGGAGATGGGCCACGGCGGGAAACTGGAGACCGCGCTGCTCCGGCGGGTCGCGCCGAACCTCGTGCGGGAGGACAGGGTGGCGGAGGCGCGGGCGGGCGGGTCGGACCGCTGGGGGGAGTGGGTTCGCGGGGTGAACCTCGCACACGACAGCGACGAGTTCACGGGGAACGGGGTCGTCGGCGACCCGGGCGCGGGGGACGACGAACTCGGGGGCGAGCTGCTCGACCGCGCGGGCGACGCGCTGGCCGAGGTGCTCGCGGCCGTCCGGGAGCGGTAG
- the ahaH gene encoding ATP synthase archaeal subunit H, which yields MPRPEVLERVKEAEADAEAIVAEAEADREQRISEARERADEIVSEAEREADELEEARLSEAREEIERRREEILEEGRRERARLVEEAEERTGEAVEFAVERFEEGVHAQT from the coding sequence ATGCCGAGACCCGAAGTTCTCGAACGTGTGAAGGAGGCCGAAGCGGACGCCGAAGCCATCGTCGCCGAGGCGGAGGCGGACCGCGAGCAACGGATCTCCGAGGCCCGCGAGCGCGCCGACGAGATCGTCTCCGAGGCCGAGCGGGAGGCCGACGAGCTGGAGGAGGCCCGGCTCTCGGAGGCCCGCGAGGAGATAGAACGACGGCGCGAGGAGATCCTCGAGGAGGGAAGACGCGAGCGCGCCCGGCTCGTCGAGGAGGCCGAGGAGCGGACCGGGGAGGCCGTCGAGTTCGCCGTCGAACGGTTCGAGGAGGGGGTACATGCTCAGACCTGA
- a CDS encoding NCS2 family permease, whose amino-acid sequence MGLTDSLSNYFGFEEHGTDLPTELLAGVTTFLTMSYIVIVNPSILAVAIVEGPGPDVGRSFAEVQQMLAVVTLISAAVATFVMALYANRPFGQAPGLGLNAFFAFTVVLGLGIPWNTALAAVVVEGVVFMLLTAAGAREYIIRVFPQPVKFAVGGGIGLFLAIIGLDAMRVIASEPVTYIQLSPVFAQDPVAVVGVVGLLFTFALYARGIPGSIVFGILGTSVLGAVVSGLGYSAYSPQRLQENMGVTIADASLAPSVESLTYSAAGYDISPLVGAFLSGFENVDALGFALVVFTFFFVDFFDTAGTLTGVSQIAGFLDEDGNLPDIDKPLMADAIGTTVGGILGTSTVTTYIESATGVEEGGRTGMTALVVAILFVGSLAIVPLASAVPLYASHIALVVIAVLMLRNLVEIDWADYTHAVPAGLTMLVMPFTYSIAYGIAAGIISYPIVKAAAGEFEDVRPGHWVLAAAFVAYFVVRTGGILRATL is encoded by the coding sequence ATGGGGTTGACAGACTCGCTGTCGAACTACTTCGGCTTCGAGGAACACGGCACCGACCTGCCCACGGAACTGCTCGCGGGGGTAACGACGTTCCTGACGATGAGCTACATCGTCATCGTGAACCCGAGCATCCTGGCGGTGGCCATCGTCGAGGGGCCCGGACCGGACGTCGGGCGGAGCTTCGCGGAGGTCCAGCAGATGCTCGCGGTGGTGACGCTCATCTCGGCCGCGGTGGCGACGTTCGTCATGGCGCTGTACGCGAACCGGCCGTTCGGACAGGCGCCCGGCCTGGGGCTGAACGCCTTCTTCGCGTTCACGGTCGTGCTCGGGCTCGGCATCCCGTGGAACACCGCGCTCGCGGCGGTGGTGGTCGAGGGGGTCGTCTTCATGCTGCTCACGGCGGCCGGCGCGCGTGAGTACATCATCAGGGTGTTCCCACAGCCGGTGAAGTTCGCCGTCGGGGGCGGGATCGGGCTGTTCCTCGCCATCATCGGGCTCGACGCGATGCGGGTCATCGCCTCCGAGCCGGTGACGTACATCCAGCTCTCGCCCGTGTTCGCCCAGGACCCCGTCGCGGTCGTCGGGGTCGTCGGCCTGCTGTTCACGTTCGCGCTCTACGCCCGGGGCATCCCCGGAAGCATCGTCTTCGGCATCCTCGGCACCTCGGTGCTGGGGGCGGTCGTCTCGGGGCTCGGGTACTCCGCGTACTCGCCCCAGCGACTGCAGGAGAACATGGGCGTCACCATCGCGGACGCGTCGCTCGCGCCGTCGGTCGAGTCGCTCACCTACTCCGCGGCGGGGTACGACATCTCGCCGCTGGTCGGGGCGTTCCTCTCCGGGTTCGAGAACGTCGACGCGCTCGGGTTCGCGCTCGTCGTGTTCACGTTCTTCTTCGTCGACTTCTTCGACACCGCCGGCACGCTCACTGGCGTCTCGCAGATCGCCGGCTTCCTCGACGAGGACGGCAACCTGCCGGACATCGACAAGCCGCTGATGGCGGACGCGATCGGGACGACCGTCGGGGGCATCCTCGGCACCTCGACGGTCACGACGTACATCGAGTCGGCGACCGGCGTCGAGGAGGGCGGGCGAACCGGGATGACCGCGCTCGTCGTCGCGATCCTGTTCGTCGGTTCGCTCGCGATCGTCCCGCTCGCCTCGGCGGTCCCGCTGTACGCGAGCCACATCGCGCTCGTCGTCATCGCGGTGCTGATGCTGCGGAACCTCGTCGAGATCGACTGGGCCGACTACACCCACGCGGTCCCCGCGGGGCTGACGATGCTCGTGATGCCGTTCACCTACTCCATCGCGTACGGCATCGCCGCCGGCATCATCTCCTACCCGATCGTCAAGGCCGCCGCCGGCGAGTTCGAGGACGTGCGGCCCGGCCACTGGGTGCTCGCGGCCGCGTTCGTCGCCTACTTCGTGGTCCGGACGGGCGGCATCCTCAGGGCGACGCTCTGA
- a CDS encoding type IV pilin N-terminal domain-containing protein has protein sequence MSSRASAPAVGVALLLVVAVGLSAIVGAAAFDAADSVGDPPPSASLSLSIEDGTLVFEHGGGEALDVRELRLRVRVDGDALAHQPPVPFFSARGFVPGPTGPFNGAADPRWTAGERASLEPAGTNSPAIDPGDRVTVGVYAGDARLVRLAAVG, from the coding sequence GTGTCTTCGCGTGCCTCCGCGCCGGCGGTCGGCGTCGCCCTCCTCCTGGTCGTGGCCGTCGGCCTCTCGGCGATCGTCGGCGCGGCCGCGTTCGATGCGGCGGACTCGGTCGGGGACCCACCCCCGTCCGCGAGCCTGTCGCTCTCGATCGAGGACGGGACGCTCGTCTTCGAACACGGCGGCGGGGAGGCGCTCGACGTCCGGGAGCTACGGCTCCGGGTGCGCGTCGACGGCGACGCGCTCGCCCACCAGCCGCCGGTCCCCTTCTTCTCCGCGCGGGGGTTCGTCCCCGGGCCGACCGGCCCGTTCAACGGGGCGGCGGACCCGCGGTGGACCGCCGGCGAGCGGGCGAGCCTCGAACCGGCCGGTACGAACTCGCCGGCGATCGATCCCGGCGACCGCGTGACCGTCGGCGTGTACGCGGGGGACGCACGGCTCGTCCGACTCGCCGCCGTCGGCTGA
- the pyrE gene encoding orotate phosphoribosyltransferase, with amino-acid sequence MTDADRSDLLAALRDADAVLFGEFELSHGGTSDYYVDKYRFETDPRCLELIARAFAGRADGTKLAGVALGGVPLAAATAVEADLPYVIARKAAKEYGTGNRIEGELAEGEEVVVVEDIATTGRSALDAVEALREAGATVNRVLVVVDREEGASDLLADHDVDLEALLTASELLADADD; translated from the coding sequence ATGACCGACGCCGACCGATCCGACCTGCTCGCGGCGCTCCGGGACGCCGACGCCGTGCTGTTCGGGGAGTTCGAACTCTCCCACGGCGGCACCAGCGACTACTACGTGGACAAGTACCGCTTCGAGACCGACCCGCGGTGCCTGGAACTGATCGCGCGGGCGTTCGCCGGGCGAGCGGACGGGACGAAACTCGCCGGCGTCGCGCTCGGCGGGGTCCCCCTCGCGGCCGCGACCGCCGTCGAGGCCGACCTGCCGTACGTCATCGCGCGCAAGGCGGCCAAGGAGTACGGCACCGGGAACCGGATCGAGGGCGAACTGGCGGAGGGCGAGGAGGTCGTCGTCGTCGAGGACATCGCCACGACCGGCCGGTCCGCGCTGGACGCCGTCGAGGCGCTCAGGGAGGCCGGCGCGACCGTGAACCGCGTGCTCGTCGTCGTCGACCGCGAGGAGGGGGCGAGCGACCTGCTCGCGGACCACGACGTCGATCTCGAGGCGCTGCTCACCGCCTCCGAACTGCTGGCGGACGCGGACGACTGA
- a CDS encoding CDP-2,3-bis-(O-geranylgeranyl)-sn-glycerol synthase → MFQLVAGALWAMLPAYVPNNAAVLAGGGRPIDGGRTWRGRRLLGDGKTWRGTAIGVLAGVALALLLDRVAGPTGAALGIELPGVPLAAAVGLALGAMLGDIAASFLKRRTGRERGASFPLLDQLDFVVGALALAALLSPAWFVETFSFARIAVVVVVTPLLHVGTNVLAYAAGLKAEPW, encoded by the coding sequence ATGTTCCAACTCGTCGCGGGCGCGCTGTGGGCGATGCTGCCCGCCTACGTCCCCAACAACGCGGCCGTCCTCGCGGGGGGCGGTCGCCCCATCGACGGGGGGCGGACCTGGCGGGGGCGGCGCCTCCTCGGCGACGGGAAGACGTGGCGCGGCACCGCGATCGGGGTGCTGGCCGGCGTCGCGCTCGCGCTCCTGCTCGACCGTGTCGCGGGGCCGACCGGAGCCGCGCTCGGCATCGAGCTGCCGGGGGTCCCGCTCGCCGCCGCGGTCGGGCTCGCGCTGGGGGCGATGCTCGGCGACATCGCCGCATCGTTCCTCAAACGACGCACCGGCCGCGAGCGGGGCGCCTCGTTCCCCCTGCTCGACCAGCTCGACTTCGTCGTCGGCGCGCTCGCGCTCGCGGCGCTCCTCTCGCCGGCGTGGTTCGTGGAGACGTTCTCGTTCGCGCGCATCGCGGTCGTCGTGGTGGTCACGCCGCTGCTCCACGTCGGGACGAACGTCCTGGCGTACGCGGCCGGGCTGAAGGCCGAACCGTGGTGA
- a CDS encoding methyltransferase domain-containing protein, producing the protein MGILEDKARARLFYRYFSKIYDTVNPYVWDDRMRNRALEWFDADRDDRVLDVGSGTGFATEGLLNHVDEVHALDQSTGQMEQAFRKFGKRGKVRFVRGDAERLPFADDSFDKLWSSGSIEYWPNPVDALAEFRRVTRPGGTVLVVGPDYPKTKPFQVLADAIMLFYDAEEAERMFREAGFTEMNHYIQQRHRGAPRAITTVATVPGDDAAEPGEPVEATEAAEVEAAEAGGADAPSED; encoded by the coding sequence ATGGGAATCCTCGAGGACAAGGCGCGGGCGCGCCTCTTCTACAGGTACTTCTCGAAGATCTACGACACGGTCAACCCCTACGTCTGGGACGACCGCATGCGGAACCGGGCGCTCGAGTGGTTCGACGCCGACCGCGACGACCGCGTGCTCGACGTCGGCTCCGGCACCGGCTTCGCGACCGAGGGACTGTTGAACCACGTCGACGAGGTCCACGCGCTCGACCAGTCGACGGGCCAGATGGAGCAGGCGTTCCGGAAGTTCGGCAAGCGCGGAAAGGTCCGGTTCGTCCGCGGCGACGCCGAACGGCTTCCGTTCGCGGACGACAGCTTCGACAAGCTCTGGTCGTCGGGCTCCATCGAGTACTGGCCCAACCCCGTCGACGCGCTCGCGGAGTTCCGCCGGGTCACCAGGCCCGGGGGCACGGTGCTCGTCGTCGGCCCCGACTACCCGAAAACGAAGCCGTTCCAGGTGCTCGCCGACGCGATCATGCTGTTCTACGACGCCGAGGAAGCCGAGCGAATGTTCCGCGAGGCGGGCTTCACGGAGATGAACCACTACATCCAGCAGCGACACAGGGGCGCCCCCCGCGCGATCACGACCGTCGCTACCGTCCCCGGGGACGACGCGGCCGAACCCGGGGAGCCGGTCGAGGCGACCGAGGCGGCCGAGGTAGAGGCGGCGGAAGCGGGGGGCGCGGACGCCCCGTCCGAGGACTGA
- a CDS encoding DUF5790 family protein yields MGQTTFDDDELFGEAADEARADVEEHLRNAKATLPTADAVWDTDADNVLGALNGLRSALDTGDATEELRQAKKRYVMAERAGAFEDDEELAGEIEEVADLVGTVEDAHEQVGELTSTVPGLRGRLEEIHAEGADADVDDADGEEAEA; encoded by the coding sequence ATGGGACAGACGACGTTCGACGACGACGAGCTGTTCGGCGAGGCGGCCGACGAGGCCCGCGCCGACGTCGAGGAGCACCTCCGGAACGCGAAGGCGACCCTCCCCACCGCCGACGCCGTGTGGGACACCGACGCCGACAACGTGCTCGGCGCGCTCAACGGCCTGCGGTCGGCGCTCGACACGGGCGACGCGACCGAGGAGCTCCGCCAGGCGAAGAAGCGCTACGTGATGGCCGAGCGCGCCGGCGCGTTCGAGGACGACGAGGAACTGGCCGGCGAGATCGAGGAGGTCGCCGACCTCGTCGGCACCGTGGAGGACGCCCACGAGCAGGTCGGCGAACTCACGAGCACCGTGCCGGGGCTCCGGGGCCGGTTGGAGGAGATACACGCCGAGGGCGCCGACGCGGACGTCGACGACGCCGACGGCGAGGAAGCCGAGGCGTAA
- a CDS encoding dihydroneopterin aldolase family protein encodes MVTDPQRACFEAGIKFGSLYHQFAGTPVSPDSARSLERAMAEAIENQPYCESVTVRIDDDAVVEAIDHENGYAELTGRLMDVEMRIEYGGVAVRTRMEMEDGYPLMKLVGVDDDDGSETA; translated from the coding sequence ATGGTCACGGACCCCCAGCGGGCGTGTTTCGAGGCGGGCATCAAGTTCGGGTCGCTCTACCACCAGTTCGCCGGGACGCCCGTCTCCCCCGACAGCGCCCGGTCGCTGGAGCGGGCGATGGCCGAGGCGATCGAGAACCAGCCGTACTGCGAGTCCGTCACGGTCCGCATCGACGACGACGCGGTGGTCGAGGCCATCGACCACGAGAACGGGTACGCGGAACTGACGGGCCGCCTGATGGACGTCGAGATGCGTATCGAGTACGGGGGCGTCGCCGTCCGGACGCGCATGGAGATGGAGGACGGCTACCCCCTGATGAAACTGGTCGGCGTGGACGACGATGACGGCTCCGAGACGGCCTGA
- a CDS encoding aryl-sulfate sulfotransferase — MDASTVSRRRLARTLALLCVLGLFLPALGQAVAPGDAGTPGTVGLEPGTVESEANGSTVVGIQGFHFEGQGSTKKPARLVSTSANGTTEWVYNGTERGANWFYDVDPLENGNLLVVSTNPDGTVVFELDPDTRERVWEERFDLTDTHDVEKLPNGDLLIANMRQWNESAGRSDDRVFVYNRSTDEVDWEWHFRDHYPESTDGGYSEDWTHVNDVERIDEGQYLVSPRNFDQAIVINRSTDEIDYRLGSDDDHDTLNEQHNPDWLVSEEGNPVILVADSENDRVVEYERRDGEWELVWEVGAGQLSWPRDADRLPNGNTLITDSLNHRVIEVTPKGEIVWEYYATWGPYDAERVAHGGGSNGPTMSDQGVRGSYRVYGSAGLIAGTGDSSTFAATVQNTFAGTPLAGLAAEFATTWAHVTPWIRPAWMGPWAFASAAAGALVLLGWGLAELTLARGRVVEAVEGVRGRWG, encoded by the coding sequence ATGGACGCCTCCACGGTCTCCCGCCGCCGTCTCGCGCGAACGCTCGCGCTCCTCTGCGTGCTCGGACTGTTCCTCCCCGCGCTCGGCCAGGCCGTCGCACCCGGCGACGCCGGGACGCCGGGCACGGTCGGCCTCGAACCCGGGACCGTCGAGTCGGAGGCGAACGGTTCCACCGTCGTCGGCATCCAGGGCTTCCACTTCGAGGGGCAGGGGTCGACGAAGAAGCCGGCCCGCCTCGTCTCCACCAGTGCCAACGGGACGACAGAGTGGGTGTACAACGGCACCGAGCGGGGCGCGAACTGGTTCTACGACGTGGACCCGCTGGAGAACGGGAACCTCCTCGTCGTCTCCACGAACCCGGACGGCACCGTCGTCTTCGAACTCGACCCGGACACCCGCGAGCGAGTCTGGGAGGAGCGGTTCGACCTCACCGACACCCACGACGTCGAGAAGCTGCCGAACGGCGACCTGCTGATCGCGAACATGCGTCAGTGGAACGAGTCGGCGGGCCGGTCGGACGACCGGGTGTTCGTCTACAACCGGAGCACCGACGAGGTCGACTGGGAGTGGCACTTCCGTGACCACTACCCCGAGTCGACCGACGGCGGGTACAGCGAGGACTGGACCCACGTCAACGACGTCGAGCGCATCGACGAGGGCCAGTACCTCGTCTCGCCGCGCAACTTCGACCAGGCCATCGTCATCAACCGGTCCACGGACGAGATCGACTACCGGCTCGGCTCCGACGACGACCACGACACGCTGAACGAACAGCACAACCCCGACTGGCTGGTGAGCGAGGAGGGGAACCCCGTCATCCTCGTCGCCGACTCGGAGAACGACCGCGTGGTCGAGTACGAGCGGCGCGACGGCGAGTGGGAACTCGTCTGGGAGGTGGGCGCCGGCCAGCTCTCGTGGCCGCGTGACGCCGATCGCCTGCCGAACGGGAACACGCTCATCACCGACTCGCTGAACCACCGGGTCATCGAGGTGACCCCGAAGGGCGAGATCGTGTGGGAGTACTACGCGACCTGGGGGCCGTACGACGCGGAGCGGGTCGCCCACGGCGGCGGCTCGAACGGCCCGACGATGTCCGACCAAGGCGTGCGTGGCAGCTATCGGGTGTACGGGAGCGCCGGGCTCATCGCCGGCACCGGCGACTCGTCGACGTTCGCGGCGACCGTCCAGAACACGTTCGCGGGGACGCCGCTGGCGGGGCTCGCGGCGGAGTTCGCGACGACCTGGGCCCACGTCACGCCGTGGATCCGCCCGGCGTGGATGGGGCCGTGGGCGTTCGCCTCGGCCGCGGCGGGCGCGCTGGTGCTCCTCGGCTGGGGGCTCGCGGAACTCACGCTCGCCCGGGGTCGCGTCGTCGAGGCCGTCGAGGGCGTTCGCGGGCGGTGGGGCTGA